A window from Solanum stenotomum isolate F172 chromosome 7, ASM1918654v1, whole genome shotgun sequence encodes these proteins:
- the LOC125870807 gene encoding imidazoleglycerol-phosphate dehydratase 1, chloroplastic-like: MSFGRNGAHNRLSHMELSLSHRLFNSSSSLPSLFNSRIKLSQTHLFSLNNHHQKLQFFTGLHHKLATSMEPQTTIPHAFDNGSSITSSETGRIGEVKRTTKETNVHVKLNLDGTGVAENNSGIPFLDHMLDQLASHGLFDVHVKATGDIHIDDHHTNEDVALAIGTALLQALDDRKGINRFGDFSAPLDEALVHVSLDLSGRPHLNFDVQIPTQRVGTYDTQLVEHFFQSLVNTSGMTLHIRQLAGKNSHHIIEATFKAFARALRQATEYDLRRGGSVPSSKGVLSRS, from the exons ATGTCCTTTGGTCGAAACGGAGCTCACAATCGTCTCTCACATATGGAGCTATCACTTTCTCATCGTCTCTTCAACTCTTCTTCATCACTACCTTCGCTATTCAATTCAAGAATTAAGCTTTCACAAACCCATCTCTTCTCCTTAAACAATCATCACCAAAAGTTACAATTTTTCACTGGTTTACACCACAAACTAGCTACTTCAATGGAACCTCAAACAACGATTCCTCATGCTTTCGATAATGGGTCTTCCATAACTTCCTCGGAAACAG GTCGAATTGGGGAAGTGAAGAGGACTACGAAAGAGACGAATGTGCATGTGAAGTTAAACTTGGATGGAACTGGTGTTGCGGAGAATAATTCTGGGATCCCATTTCTTGATCACATGTTGGAT CAACTCGCTTCACATGGGTTGTTCGACGTGCATGTAAAAGCTACTGGGGACATTCACATTGATGATCACCACACAAATGAAGATGTCGCACTTGCCATTGGAACT GCATTGTTGCAAGCACTTGACGATAGAAAGGGAATCAATCGCTTTGGTGACTTCTCAGCTCCATTAGATGAAGCTCTGGTTCATGTTTCACTG gatttatCAGGAAGGCCacatttgaattttgatgtaCAAATACCTACTCAGAGAGTTGGAACATATGACACTCAG CTGGTGGAACACTTCTTTCAGTCCTTGGTCAACACGTCTGGAATGACGCTCCATATTCGGCAG CTCGCCGGAAAAAATTCTCATCACATCATTGAGGCAACTTTCAAGGCGTTTGCTAGAGCTCTTCGGCAAGCAACTGAATATGACTTGCGTCGTGGTGGAAGTGTCCCCAG CTCAAAAGGGGTTTTGTCTCGATCGTGA
- the LOC125871951 gene encoding FRIGIDA-like protein 4a: MGSLADPGELDSVEPPQQQPSFDEFQRQTSLMTSCTLLWKELSDHFTSLEQDILKKSEALKAKIQTLDSETKASLEVLEQRETSMNVSLSIALQKVVENKKAAILAFDEGVEQPEVDDSTGLLLKLKSFCVKMDSRSFWNFLTAKKKDLDSLRVEIPKALGECVDPPRFVLESISEVFPEDKREERNERNNDLGWACVLMLESLIPVMMDPVLGNERKLVTPSVKDKANEIAEIWKRSLDERGGIENVKTPDVHTFLQHLVTFGVVKNEDFDLYRKLVVGSAWRKQMPKLAISLGLGDKMPEMIEELISRGQQVDAVHFTYEVGLADKFPPVPLLKAFLKDAKKAAAAILEDPNNFGRAAHFAAKKEQSAIRSVLKCIEEYKLEAEFPPDNLKKQLEQLEKPKNEKKRPAAVPANKRTRANNGGPMPPAKAGRSTNAYVSSFPVAPAFVRSPPHTQYPQAVPAYASPPAIYGSRSPPYPYSPEAAPYPGTPVNYSPYGGYCNGMAPAYQQAYYR; this comes from the exons ATGGGTTCACTCGCCGATCCCGGCGAACTCGACTCCGTGGAGCCGCCGCAGCAGCAGCCGAGTTTCGATGAGTTCCAGCGACAAACTTCTCTAATGACAAGTTGTACTCTTCTCTGGAAGGAACTTTCCGATCATTTCACTTCACTTGAACAAGATATCCTCAAAAAGTCGGAAGCTTTGAAAGCTAAAATCCAAACTTTGGATTCCGAAACCAAAGCATCTCTTGAAGTTCTGGAACAGCGTGAGACTTCAATGAATGTTTCACTTTCAATTGCTTTGCAGAAAGTTGTTGAGAACAAAAAAGCTGCTATTTTGGCTTTTGATGAGGGTGTGGAGCAACCAGAAGTGGATGATTCTACTGGATTGTTGTTAAAATTGAAGAGTTTTTGTGTTAAGATGGATTCTAGAAGTTTCTGGAACTTTCTGACGGCGAAGAAGAAGGATTTGGATTCGCTTAGGGTTGAAATCCCGAAAGCGTTGGGGGAATGTGTGGATCCGCCTAGGTTTGTGTTGGAATCGATATCGGAGGTGTTTCCGGAGGATAAGAGGGAAGAGAGGAATGAAAGGAACAATGATTTGGGATGGGCTTGTGTTTTGATGTTGGAATCGTTGATTCCGGTGATGATGGATCCTGTTTTGGGGAATGAGAGGAAATTGGTGACTCCAAGTGTGAAGGATAAGGCTAATGAGATTGCGGAGATTTGGAAGAGGAGTTTGGATGAAAGAGGTGGGATTGAGAATGTGAAGACACCAGATGTGCATACTTTCTTGCAGCATTTGGTGACTTTTGGAGTTGTGAAGAATGAGGACTTTGATTTGTATAGGAAGCTTGTTGTTGGGTCTGCTTGGAGGAAACAGATGCCTAAACTGGCTATCTCACTTGGACTTGGTGATAAAATGCCTG AAATGATTGAAGAACTGATCAGCCGGGGACAGCAAGTTGATGCCGTACATTTCACTTATGAAGTTGGACTTGCAGATAAGTTCCCTCCTGTTCCTCTTCTGAAAGCTTTTCTAAAAGATGCGAAAAAGGCTGCTGCTGCAATTCTGGAAGATCCAAATAATTTTGGTCGAGCTGCG CATTTTGCTGCTAAGAAAGAGCAATCAGCAATTCGTTCTGTTCTCAAGTGCATTGAAGAATACAAGCTTGAAGCTGAATTTCCACCAGACAACCTTAAGAAGCAGCTTGAGCAATTGGAGAAGCCCAAGAATGAGAAGAAGAGGCCAGCTGCTGTACCAGCAAACAAAAGAACGAGAGCCAATAATGGTGGTCCTATGCCTCCTGCTAAGGCAGGCCGTTCAACAAATGCCTATGTTTCATCTTTCCCTGTAGCTCCAGCGTTTGTTAGGTCTCCACCACACACCCAATACCCTCAAGCAGTTCCAGCATATGCCTCACCACCAGCCATCTACGGTAGCAGGAGCCCACCTTACCCTTACTCTCCAGAAGCTGCCCCCTATCCAGGCACCCCAGTGAACTACTCTCCATATGGAGGCTACTGCAATGGAATGGCCCCAGCTTACCAGCAAGCTTACTACCGATAG
- the LOC125870808 gene encoding photosystem II D1 precursor processing protein PSB27-H2, chloroplastic → MAFFIPMNVCPFAISCSCQKIQGTYEYKLQSRSSGILSSKEEATRRQLLAVGFASPLVSLLTYSCSLTVPPAWAEDQEIQDKDESVVGAIKSLFDPNETTKSGKVLPKAYLNSVREVVKTLRESLKEDPNDMSKFRRTADAAKESIREYLGGWRGQKSVVNEESYVMVEKAIRSLASFYSKAGPSAALPEEVKSEILDDLNKAEEAL, encoded by the exons ATGGCTTTCTTCATTCCAATGAATGTATGTCCATTTGCCATTTCTTGCTCTTGTCAGAAGATTCAAGGCACTTATGAAT ATAAACTACAATCACGGAGTTCTGGTATATTATCATCTAAAGAAGAAGCAACTCGTCGCCAGCTTCTTGCAGTAGGTTTTGCCAGTCCTTTGGTTTCACTTTTAACATACAGCTGCAGCTTAACGGTGCCACCAGCTTGGGCAGAGGATCAAGAGATTCAAGACAAGGATGAAAGTGTGGTTGGGGCAATTAAGTCCTTGTTTGATCCAAATGAGACAACAAAGTCAGGAAAAGTCTTACCAAAGGCTTACTTGAACTCTGTAAGAGAGGTGGTGAAAACATTGCGCGAATCATTAAAGGAAGACCCAAACGACATGTCTAAGTTTAGACGAACAGCTGATGCAGCTAAGGAATCCATCAGGGAATACTTGGGTGGATGGAGAGGACAAAAATCAGTAGTCAATGAG GAATCATATGTTATGGTAGAGAAAGCTATTAGATCTCTGGCCAGTTTTTATTCAAAGGCAGGCCCATCTGCTGCACTTCCAGAAGAGGTAAAGTCAGAGATCTTAGATGATCTGAATAAAGCAGAAGAAGCATTGTAA
- the LOC125870490 gene encoding uncharacterized protein LOC125870490 produces the protein MAGGNPPKPSSNKPAPSSGSASHRKSRWESTTGKKPSSDPKTSVAGAASGSGDPKSKPSPKPTNPNHPTTPNPKPIKNPSPKPDPNAHFGLPPFPFRDPPPPPLYGFHMLERRTIALADGSVRSYFALPHDYQDFPAFTRPDFRGPPGLGFERQFPDDGFMRNRNPDHWNPIGVEGGRVGDGAMKRKFGDEGKDGLDRLRQQVLEHGNAGPVPPGSSSLYMGRGEEMNRPAKYMRSGGFEGSASRTKHNEVDQIALKKSFLLMVKLIFDTANVKRSYLADGKQGRLQCLACNRTSKDFPDMHSLIMHAYNSESADSLVDHLAFHKALCVLMGWNYLTPPDHSKSYQMLSADEATANRDDLVLWPPLVIIHNTITGKRDDGRMEGLGNKAMDSYLKGIGFHGGKAKALYSRDGHLGVTLVKFASDQSGLTEAMRLAEYFEKDNHGRNGWARLQPLTLGKDDENNPDLCKFDHRTGEKKRVMYGYLGTVNDLEKVDFDFRKKITIASRLDYMPSK, from the exons ATGGCAGGAGGTAACCCTCCAAAACCCTCCTCCAATAAGCCAGCTCCTTCTTCCGGCTCCGCTTCACACCGGAAATCTCGATGGGAATCCACCACCGGAAAAAAACCTTCTTCCGATCCCAAAACCTCAGTCGCCGGCGCCGCATCCGGATCCGGCGACCCCAAATCGAAGCCCTCTCCAAAACCCACAAACCCCAATCACCCTACGACTCCAAATCCGAAACCCATTAAGAATCCATCACCAAAACCCGACCCGAATGCTCACTTTGGCTTACCCCCTTTCCCTTTCCGTGACCCACCTCCACCCCCTTTATATGGATTTCACATGCTTGAACGTAGAACCATAGCTCTAGCTGATGGTTCAGTACGGTCTTACTTCGCATTACCCCATGATTATCAGGATTTTCCAGCTTTTACCCGGCCGGATTTTCGTGGGCCGCCGGGGTTAGGATTTGAGAGGCAGTTTCCAGATGATGGGTTTATGAGGAATAGGAATCCGGATCATTGGAATCCAATAGGGGTAGAGGGGGGTCGTGTTGGTGATGGTGCAATGAAGAGGAAGTTTGGTGACGAGGGAAAGGATGGGCTTGATAGGTTAAGGCAACAAGTGTTGGAACATGGAAATGCTGGTCCGGTTCCGCCCGGGTCAAGTAGTTTGTATATGGGTAGAGGAGAAGAAATGAATAGGCCTGCAAAATATATGAGAAGTGGAGGTTTTGAAGGGAGTGCGAGTAGGACTAAGCACAATGAGGTGGATCAAATTGCATTAAAGAAGTCTTTTTTGCTTATGGTGAAGCTAATTTTTGACACTGCTAATGTCAAAAGGAGTTATTTGGCTGATGGAAAGCAGGGGCGTTTGCAGTGTCTTGCTTGTAACAG GACTTCAAAAGATTTTCCTGATATGCATTCTCTCATTATGCACGCCTACAACTCGGAGAGTGCTGATTCACTTGTGGACCATTTGGCCTTTCACAAAGCATTATGTGTTCTGATGGGATGGAACTATTTGACACCTCCTGATCACTCAAAGTCATATCAGATGTTATCTGCTGATGAAGCAACTGCAAACCGAGATGATCTAGTTTTGTGGCCGCCTTTGGTTATAATCCATAACACTATCACAGGAAAACGCGATGATGGGCGCATGGAGGGTTTGGGAAACAAGGCAATGGATAGTTACCTTAAAG GTATTGGATTTCACGGTGGCAAGGCAAAGGCCTTATATAGCAGAGACGGTCATCTAGGTGTTACCCTGGTTAAGTTTGCAAGCGACCAATCAGGTTTGACGGAAGCCATGCGGTTAGCTgaatattttgagaaagataACCATGGGAGAAATGGTTGGGCTCGACTGCAGCCCTTGACTCTAGGCAAGGATGATGAGAACAATCCTGACCTTTGCAAGTTTGATCATAGGACTGGAGAGAAGAAGAGGGTCATGTATGGTTACCTGGGCACTGTTAACGACTTAGAGAAGGTTGATTTCGACTTCCGAAAAAAGATAACCATTGCTAGCCGATTGGATTACATGCCATCTAAATAG